Part of the Halalkalibacter krulwichiae genome is shown below.
ATTGTTTGAAAAGATGCTGTCGGTTGATCCACACATTTACTCTCGCTCGTTCCATTATTTACTTGAGACGGGAAGGGCATCGTTTTGAAATTTGGCTTATGGCTCATTTTACTCTCCCCCTATCTTAGTTAGTAACTCTTTTAGCACACGATAAGCATTTGTTTTCATATGGATAAATTGATCCACCCCCACTGAAAGGAGTTGTTTTTCAAATACTTCGTTTTGGCGTCCTGCTAGAAGAATGATTTTCGTTGGATCGTTTTTTAAAGCGCTGACCAACCGTATAGCATGCTCATGATAGGATTGATCATCACCGCATAGGACAATAATTTGGGAATCTCCTGCAGCTTCAACTATTTCGCTTTCATTTGTAACACTTGAATAACGAACATCGAAGCCACCACTACGAAAGAACTCACTGGAAAAATCTACACGAGTTTTGTGATTAGCAAATACCCCTACCCCAATCAATTGAACAATCAACTGTCCATCTCTTTTTTCCTTCAGAACTTTTGCTTGCTTTTTTAGATGTTCAAATGCCTCAGCTAATCGCTTTGTTTCTATTGGTGATAACTGTTCACCGTTACAGCCTTCTTGTAAAAGGTTGTGTATAACATGAATAGGAGTCTTATTCATTAATAAAGCACGTATATGTTCCATTGATATTCGTTTTAATCTTCCTATATCATTAACATCCTCTATCACTTTAGAGGCATATTCTTTTACCTCTGCTCGGTAGGTATCAGCATTTGGAGGCATAGCAATATTCTCGCTTACATATCGATTCACACCTACAATGGTTTTTTTTCGCTGTTCTATTTCGACTTTCCTTTGTTCCCAGCTATTCTCTACCCAATCTTGAATCAGACCTTTCCTTAAGGCCGGAATCATTCCTCCAGCCTTTTCAATTTCCTGAAAAATTGCCCAAGCAGTTTGAGCTACCTTTTCAGTAAGCGCTTCGACATACCAAGAGCCTCCTGCAGGATCTTTCGTTACATGAATATATGCTTCTTCTTGTAAAATCAAAGATGTATTTCTAGCTATTCTTCTTGAAAAGGCAGATGGTCTGTGTAGAGCTTCATCAAGTGGACTCACATGGATACTATCAACTCCAGCAACCGCTGCTGCAAAAGCTTCACTTGTTCCTCTAAGCAAATTTACATATGGATCCTGTTTCGTTTTCGTTAACGATGACGTGCGTGCATGAACAGACATTTTTTGACCTTGTTCACTCGCACCAAATTCTCTCATAATTGCTGCCCATAATAATCTAGCAGCACGAATTTTCGCCAATTCAGTAAAGAACTCATTGCCGATTGAAAACGAAAATGTGATCGACTTCCCAGCATCCGTAGCTGACACACCTCGATCCATCAACTCGTTTACATATGTTACTCCGGTAGCAAGGGCAATCGCCAACTCTTGACATGGGCTAATGCCACCATTATGGTATGCGTGTGTTTGGACTAGTACGGTTCTAAGCCCATTATGCTTTTCCTTTGCCCACTCTACTGCTATTTTCATATAATCAAAGCTTGCTTTGAAAGAATAACACCCTTTTCCTTCTTGAATAAGTTGATGGATTGGATCGGCAGCGATCGTACCTTCTAGTCGGTCTGTTACTTCGCTTAATGCAGCTAATAACGGGATATTCACCATGCCCGCATCTATATGCCAAGGATAACTTGTTAAATCTATGTCCTTAATAGTTGTTTTTACATCATTTAGATCATAGATAGGTACCCCATAACCATTTTCCTTCACACTAGGGATGTTTCCATTTTTCATGTTTTTCTCTAAAACGATGTGAAGTACATTCTGTCCTCTTTTTAAATCATGTTTAATAAGTTCATTTAATAGCTTTGGAGTTGGAGCTTCTAACTCTTGAGAAATGTTCCATGCTTTTGGAAGTACTTCATTTCCTCTTATAAAAGGGTAGACACCAGGTTCCATCCGTAACGTTGAACAGTTTTCCAAATCTTTTTGCTGATACATTGGTTCAATAACAATATCATCGAGAAGCTTTGTCAATAACGTTTCAAAAGGCTTACCTTTAAGAGCTTTTTCTGTCGTTTCACGCCACTGTTGATAGGTTGGAATTGGAAAATCATGAGAAAGTGTATTTTCAAGTTTATTATTCATAATTGGCGCGGTTACCAAAAGGGCAAACCGCTCACTCCTCCTTGCCTATTTGTATGGAGCGTGCTCTTTTCACTAGTAAAGCATTTGGCGCTAGCCCCAAATCCTTCTTGTTATAGTGGGATATTCCCGTGCTTCTTCTTTGGTAACTGCTTCTTTTTATTTCGTAACATTTCCAATCCTTGTGCCAAACTCTTTCTCGTATCACGAGGATCAATGACATCATCGACCATCCCATTAGCAGCTGCAACATAAGGATTGGCAAACTTTGACCTGTACTCAGCAATTTTCCGTCTTCTAGTTTCCTCTGGTTGTTCACTATCTTTTATTTCCTTAGCAAAAATAATATTAGCTGCACCTTCTGGTCCCATAACAGCAATTTCAGCATTTGGCCATGCAAACACTAAATCTGCTCCAATTGCTTTGCTATTTAATGCGACATATGCTCCACCAAAAGCCTTTCTTACTATCACCGTAATTTTCGGAACCGTTGCTTCAGAATAAGCATATAAAATTTTTGCTCCATGTCGGATAATACCTCCATGCTCTTGTTGAATTCCAGGTATAAAACCGCTTACATCTTCGAATGTTATAAGAGGAATATTAAAACAATCACAGAATCTAATAAACCTCGAACACTTATCTGAAGAATTGATATCTAATCCTCCAGCCATCATCTTAGGGTTGTTTGCGACAATCCCAACCGTTTCCCCCTCAATTCTTCCGAAACCAACTACAATGTTTTTAGCAAAAGAGGATTGAACTTCCATAAACATTTCATCATCGACAATTAACTTTATGACTTTTCGTACGTCATAAACTTTTGTTCCATCGACCGGTACCACATCTATTAGTTCTTGAACTCTTTCGTGAACAGGACGTTTATGGTTTGGTTCCACACGTTTTGCTTTCTCTTCATTATTGGAGGGTAAGAAGTCAATTAGCCTTCTTACTGCTAATAGAACTTCTTCCTCCGTTTCACCTGTGAAGTGTGCATTTCCACTAACACTTGAATGCACTTTAGCCCCGCCTAAATCTTCTGTATTGATTTTGGCTCCTGTTACACTTTCTATAACTTTAGGTCCTGTGATAAACATTTGACTCGTTTTCTCGACCATAAAGACAAAATCTGTTATGGCAGGTGAGTAGACCGCACCTCCCGCACACGGTCCTAATATAACTGAAATTTGCGGCACAACCCCTGAATAAATTGAATTGCGATAAAAGATATGGCCATACCCATCTAATGATAAAACACCTTCTTGGATACGCGCCCCACCAGAGTCATTTAAACCAATGATAGGAGCACCATTTTCCACAGCCAAGTCCATAATCTTCGCAACTTTAAGGGCATGCATCTCGCCTAGCGCCCCACCAAACACAGTGAAGTCTTGGGCAAATAGAAAAACCAATCTTCCATTCACCTTGCCGTAACCTGTTACAACTCCTTCGCCTGGAGCTTCAGAAGCATGAAATTCTGCACCGCGATATTCAATAAATGGGTTAAGCTCGACAAATGTCTCTTCATCAATTAGCAAATCAATACGTTCTCTAGCCGTTAATTTCCCTCTATCATGCTGTGCTTCTATCCGATCGTAACCTCCACCAAGCTTCACTTTCTCTCGACGGTCCTCCATCTCATTAATATAATCAATCATATCCATCTGAAGTTGCCTCCTTAGACGTTATTTTAATGCATGTTTATTCGTTAAGAAAAAGCGTTTATATTCAGGCTTTACACTTGCTTCTTTTGTCAGTACAGCATTCATTACAAGGTCTGCGTAAATATCGGCAATGTCTTCAATTGTATATTGCCCAGTCTCTTTGTACCATTTATACGTCCAATTCGTCATTCCAAAGATTGCCATAGATGTGATCGGTACAGGAATCTCTTCGCGAAATTCTCCACATTCAATTCCTTCAGCTACTAAACGAAACATCATCTTCTTATAGCGACTTCGTTTCTTTTTAATCGTTTCAAAATATTCTTTACTTAAGTATAGAGACTCCTGATAAAAAACGGTCACGTGTGGCCGGTACATTTCGAACATCATCACAAATGATTTAACGGTTTCGTACAATCGTTCAGCGGGAGTTGAATACCTTTGGTAAGCATCTTCTGCTTTATCTAGAATGTATGTAATAAATGAATCATGAACTGTATAAAGCAACTCATCTTTTGATTTAAAGTTATGATAAAAGCCGCCCTTCGAAGTTCCACTCTCCTTGACAATGCGATCTACTGTTACAGCATGAAATCCACTCTCCTCAAAAAGAAGTAAAGCAGCTTCAATTATTCGTTCTCTTGTCGGTTTTTTCTTCATTCAACCTCACCCGCCTTTCAGTTATGGTAAATTAACAATCTCTAACCGACTGGTTAGTCTGTTAGAGATTTTACAAAATATTTCAATTATTGTCAATTGATTATTTTGTAACCGTTTACACTATTATCTTAAATCTTTCATCTTTTGTAAATATGTATTTTTCAAAAGAGCATTAAATACCTATAACCTAAACATTTCTCTTGTGCACACCGTTTTACTATTTATTCACTTAGATGCATAAAAAAGACATTCAGGCCTCGACCTAAATGTCTTTTTTATTTCTTACTATATAAGTCAGTCAAAATTCAAGTAAAGCTCAAACCCGTTTTCACTAACCGTTTTTCCTTCTTGATGTGATTCAATCAGCTGAATATATTCTGCTGTTGCTTCTGTAAATAATTGCTCATCTTTTGTAACTAGAGCATGATCGATCCGATCGTATAACTGTTTCTTTTTGTAATAATAAAAGGAGTATTCAAGAACAGCTTGTGCGTAAAGAGATTTTACCGTATCTTCAGATCTTGATTCTAAACTGCGAATTACTTTCAACTGTCTCGTAACATTAGGGTCCATCGCAAAATCATTCAACATATGTATCCCTCCTGTAATCTGTTACTTCTAAAATACCCGTTTGGTAAATGTTTCAAACATCTTATTCATGAAAATTATTAACATCATAACCAGAAGTATAGATTAAGGTGATACAGGTAAATGTTAGTTCCTATTTGCTAGACGACTGTTCCCCACGAGCTAATCGTTTCTCAGGTGAGAGCTTTGGACATGAAAAACAATAATTACCTTCTGCCTTCAGATAACTCATACAACAAGCCGCCTTTATTCGCACTGATTTATTCGCGTCTTGCCAACTAGAAACATAACGGAATGTTACATCATAAGGATTTCGCTTCAATCCAAAAACGCTAGGTGTAATTGATTTTAGCAGTTCAAGATTTATTTCGACCTGTTTTGCATCCCCATTATTGATCCAGGAATCAATATGATTATAAAAAGGATTGGCTATTAGTCCCCATGTCTGTTGGATGGAAAGTCCAGACGATTTTGAAATACCTTCAAACAACGGTCTACATGTTGCAAAAAGCTGTGATAGGTTTTCTCGAATATACTCTAGTCGTCCAGCCAGCGGAACCTCCTCTAATATAGGTTGTATGACTTCCATATATGCATCTTTCCCTTCATCAACGAAGGCTAATTGCTGATAAGATAACGACTTATTTTCAACAAATAGAAAGTAAAGGTGAGCCGTTACTAAATTGCCCAACCACTTCATCATATTTGCCCCACCTGCTCTATGGTCAGTCGCCTGAATGCATTCCGTTCTTTTTTCAATAAGAGACTCGAGCATTTGCTTTTCTACTATATGATTTAAATCAAGTCCTCGAATTTCCTCAGGACGATCAACAACTTTTATAAAAAAGGTATCTAATGTTTCATGATATTTTTGTTTCAACGTCATTCTCTCCATTCTCTTACAAATCATTTACAAGCTAGTAACTTCTATTATCATACTAAAAAACCCTAGTCTGGGATTTTTAAAATCATAAATGTAAATAAAAAAGGATTAGCTCTCTACATTCCCTCATCTTCAAAACGTTTCAAGTCATTTTTATGTCCAATCACTATAAGAATATCATCTCTTTCAATATGATCAGTAGGTGTCGGAGCAATATTGATGTCTTCGCCTCTTTTGATTCCTAATATTGTACAGCCATACTTTGCACGAATATCTAAATCAATTAAAGATTTTTTCGCTACTTTATTCGTTGCAATTAATTCGACAATACTGTAATCAGCAGAAAGCTCTATGTAATCAACAATTTTTTCTGAAGTTAAATGCTGAGCAATCCGAATCCCCATATCTTGTTCAGGGTGAACGATTCTATCAGCGCCTATTTTTTCTAGGACTCTTTGATGGTAATAATTTTGTGCTTTGACCCAAACGTTCTCGACACCAAATTCTTTTAGAACGAGCGTGCACAATATACTTGATTGAATATCCCCACTAATCGCAACGACTACATAATCAAAATTCCGAATCCCTAACGACTGTAATGCTTTTTCATCCGTCGCATTAGCAATGGCACTATGAGTCGAATAGCGTGTCATTTCATTTACTTTTTCTTCATTAGAATCAATGGCTAAAACTTGATGACCTTGTTTATAAAGTTCCTTACAAACACTGCTGCCAAATCGCCCGAGTCCAATTACAGCAAATTGTTTTTTTACCATTTTATTCTACTCTCCTCTACCATGAGAATCTTCATGTTCATTTTTTCTTTCTATTTCTCATTATACCATTCATCTATTAGCTCAGCGAAATTCCATTCCCTATCTTATGTATTTATTTTGCTGACCATGTTTACTGATCGTTCCTGAGGCTAAAAAAACACCCTCAACTTTTATTCCAATCGTTGAGGGTGTACCGACATTAGCTTAACACTTTTTTAATTGCTTCTATTACACGGTCTGCTTGAAAAGGTTTTACGATAAAATCCTTTGCACCGGACTGAATCGCATCAATTACCATTGATTGTTGGCCCATTGCAGAGCACATAATCACTTTTGCGCTCGCATCTACTTGTTTAATTTCCTTTAATGCTTGAATCCCATCCATCTCTGGCATCGTAATATCCATTGTTACAAGATCTGGTTTTAATTCCTTGTATCTCTCAACTGCTTCAGCTCCATTAGCGGCTTCACCCGCGATGTCGAAACCATTTTTCATTAAAATATCCTTTATCATCATTCGCATAAACGCTGCATCATCAACAATTAGTACTGACGCCATTCGATTCACCTCATTACAATTCTCAAAATTATGCTATTACTTTGTCTAAATCTAGTAACGTAAATAATCGATTCTGAAGCTTTACAACACCTCTTAAATAATCGATTTCTTTTCCTCCAATGACTTCCGGCGGAGGCTCTATCTTTTCTATTGGAATATCAATTACATCATTAGCCCCATCAACAATCATTCCCATTTCAAGTTGACCTTTTGAA
Proteins encoded:
- a CDS encoding methylmalonyl-CoA mutase family protein, with translation MNNKLENTLSHDFPIPTYQQWRETTEKALKGKPFETLLTKLLDDIVIEPMYQQKDLENCSTLRMEPGVYPFIRGNEVLPKAWNISQELEAPTPKLLNELIKHDLKRGQNVLHIVLEKNMKNGNIPSVKENGYGVPIYDLNDVKTTIKDIDLTSYPWHIDAGMVNIPLLAALSEVTDRLEGTIAADPIHQLIQEGKGCYSFKASFDYMKIAVEWAKEKHNGLRTVLVQTHAYHNGGISPCQELAIALATGVTYVNELMDRGVSATDAGKSITFSFSIGNEFFTELAKIRAARLLWAAIMREFGASEQGQKMSVHARTSSLTKTKQDPYVNLLRGTSEAFAAAVAGVDSIHVSPLDEALHRPSAFSRRIARNTSLILQEEAYIHVTKDPAGGSWYVEALTEKVAQTAWAIFQEIEKAGGMIPALRKGLIQDWVENSWEQRKVEIEQRKKTIVGVNRYVSENIAMPPNADTYRAEVKEYASKVIEDVNDIGRLKRISMEHIRALLMNKTPIHVIHNLLQEGCNGEQLSPIETKRLAEAFEHLKKQAKVLKEKRDGQLIVQLIGVGVFANHKTRVDFSSEFFRSGGFDVRYSSVTNESEIVEAAGDSQIIVLCGDDQSYHEHAIRLVSALKNDPTKIILLAGRQNEVFEKQLLSVGVDQFIHMKTNAYRVLKELLTKIGGE
- a CDS encoding acyl-CoA carboxylase subunit beta, which produces MDMIDYINEMEDRREKVKLGGGYDRIEAQHDRGKLTARERIDLLIDEETFVELNPFIEYRGAEFHASEAPGEGVVTGYGKVNGRLVFLFAQDFTVFGGALGEMHALKVAKIMDLAVENGAPIIGLNDSGGARIQEGVLSLDGYGHIFYRNSIYSGVVPQISVILGPCAGGAVYSPAITDFVFMVEKTSQMFITGPKVIESVTGAKINTEDLGGAKVHSSVSGNAHFTGETEEEVLLAVRRLIDFLPSNNEEKAKRVEPNHKRPVHERVQELIDVVPVDGTKVYDVRKVIKLIVDDEMFMEVQSSFAKNIVVGFGRIEGETVGIVANNPKMMAGGLDINSSDKCSRFIRFCDCFNIPLITFEDVSGFIPGIQQEHGGIIRHGAKILYAYSEATVPKITVIVRKAFGGAYVALNSKAIGADLVFAWPNAEIAVMGPEGAANIIFAKEIKDSEQPEETRRRKIAEYRSKFANPYVAAANGMVDDVIDPRDTRKSLAQGLEMLRNKKKQLPKKKHGNIPL
- a CDS encoding TetR/AcrR family transcriptional regulator, with amino-acid sequence MKKKPTRERIIEAALLLFEESGFHAVTVDRIVKESGTSKGGFYHNFKSKDELLYTVHDSFITYILDKAEDAYQRYSTPAERLYETVKSFVMMFEMYRPHVTVFYQESLYLSKEYFETIKKKRSRYKKMMFRLVAEGIECGEFREEIPVPITSMAIFGMTNWTYKWYKETGQYTIEDIADIYADLVMNAVLTKEASVKPEYKRFFLTNKHALK
- a CDS encoding IDEAL domain-containing protein, translated to MLNDFAMDPNVTRQLKVIRSLESRSEDTVKSLYAQAVLEYSFYYYKKKQLYDRIDHALVTKDEQLFTEATAEYIQLIESHQEGKTVSENGFELYLNFD
- a CDS encoding potassium channel family protein — protein: MVKKQFAVIGLGRFGSSVCKELYKQGHQVLAIDSNEEKVNEMTRYSTHSAIANATDEKALQSLGIRNFDYVVVAISGDIQSSILCTLVLKEFGVENVWVKAQNYYHQRVLEKIGADRIVHPEQDMGIRIAQHLTSEKIVDYIELSADYSIVELIATNKVAKKSLIDLDIRAKYGCTILGIKRGEDINIAPTPTDHIERDDILIVIGHKNDLKRFEDEGM
- a CDS encoding response regulator, with product MASVLIVDDAAFMRMMIKDILMKNGFDIAGEAANGAEAVERYKELKPDLVTMDITMPEMDGIQALKEIKQVDASAKVIMCSAMGQQSMVIDAIQSGAKDFIVKPFQADRVIEAIKKVLS